TTTAAGCAATCTAGACTATGTAGTATAGGATAAATCATTGTAGTCTGTCTTtcgttttaaaaatgtttttaccCTAATTTCTTCCTTCTCCTGTTGTCATATTGTCCAATACCCTTATTCTTTATTTACTGGAagagtaattatttatttgatgaatCAATGTGATGAAATTGATTGTAGTCTGATcattaaatcatattataaacaAGTCTgatgaagaatttttttattagttataacTTGTGGTTATAACTGATAGTAAAATAAGAgctaagagagagagagagagagagagagagagagagagagagagagagagagagagagagagagagagagagagagagagagagagagagagagaggggggggggagggggagggggagggggagggggagggagagggagagggagagagagagagagagagagagagagagagagagagggagagggggagggggagggggagggggagggggagggggagggggagggggagggggagggggagggggagggggagggggagggggagggggagggggagggggagggggagggggagggggagggggagggggagggggagggggagggggagggggagggagagggagagggagagggagagggagagggagagggagagggagagggagagggagagggcgagggcgagggcgagggcgagggcgagggcgagggcgagggcgagggcgagggcgagggcgagggcgagggcgagggcgagggcgagggcgagggcgagggcgagggcgagggcgagggcgagggcgagggcgagggcgagggcgagggcgagggcgagggcgagggcgagggcgagggcgagggcgagggcgagggcgagggcgagggcgagggcgagggcgagggcgagggcgagggcgagggcgagggcgagggcgagggcgagggcgagggcgagggcgagggcgagggcgagggcgagggcgagggcgagggcgagggcgagggcgagggcgagggcgagggcgagggcgagggcgagggcgagggcgagggcgagggcgagggcgagggcgagggcgagggcgagggcgagggcgagggcgagggcgagggcgagggcgagggcgagggcgagggcgagggcgagggcgagggcgagggcgagggcgagggagagggggagggggagggggagggggagggggagagagagagggcgagggcgagggcgagggagggagggagagggagagggagagggggagggggagagagagagggagagggagagggagagggagagggagagggagagggagagggagagagagagagagagagagagagggagggagagagagagagagggagagggagagggagagagagagagagagagggagagggagggagagagagagagagagagggagagagagggagagagagggagagagagagagagggagagagagagagagagagagagagagagagagagagagagagagagagagagagagagagagggagagagagggagagagagagagagagagggagagagagagagagagagagagggggggggggggagtgTGAAATTTACTTTCCTTCCTTTTTGTTGGGGTGGACCACAATTACAGCAACTTTCCAACACACCTAAACATTTTCATATTACTTGTTCCAtcagttttcttttttgtgctaaaatttttaagtaaataGTTTTTCCCACGAGGGAACATTTGTCCGAAATCCCTGTGGAGCTAGTTCAAAATTTTTTGTTAATGGAATTGAATATTTTGGTGATGATCAAATCTTAAATTCATAGTTCAATTTTTTCCGGTTATGTGATTCTTAAAACATTTGATAGAGTTATTTTTTCTGCATTTTCCAATAGTGATGtgttctaaaattttcaattctatGTGATCTTTAAGACATGTTCCAGTCATGATAAGCTTAGTAAATACGACTCTTGACCTTCTCTTGAATTCTTATTATATCCTCTCATACAGAATTATGAATTGAGTTGAGAATGTTAAATATTTACCATATCTAACTTCCTTTGTGATAACCATTATACTCTTCTAACAGTTGTTGTTTCTTTGTTGTCAGAGAAACAAAGGGAGTTCTATAAAAATGCTAAGAATGTGAATAAGTTTAAGAAGTTGTTAAAGCAGCAAAACCAGCAGAATGATCGTTCCTTGGGTCAGAAACATGACAAGGTGATATCTTATCAGCTGTTTGCTTTTGAGGTTATTAACACGATTGTGAAATCAGGGGGCATTTTGTGCCTTCATTTCATGAATTACTACTCTTTAGTGggtgtttatttttttggtgcGCATATTCATTTAGTTTCTGTTTGCTGTTACAGGATGTAAATGAAACTGACAAGGACAAGAGTGAGAGAACGAGGAGGAAGAACAGTGCTTTTAGTTTGGAAGAACTGTACAGAAAGCAAcatgaagagaaagagaaagaaagaatggAGAGAGAGGCAGTGCTGAGGGTAaggaaggaagagagagaacaaGCTGAAACTCGGAGAAAGGCTGTGCGGGAAAAAATGCTTAAGAAGACCCGAAGAGGGCAGCCTGTTATGAAATACAGAATTGAGCATCTTTTGGAGACTATTCAAGGTTCAACTAAAATGGCAGCTGGCAGTGAATCATAAGTAGTGGAATAGAAAAAGGACGAATGTTGGAGAACATCCTTCTGTTAAATGTTATCAGCATCGTAATGTTTTTGGTTTAAAGAACATGACTGATTAATTTGGTGATCAAGCTTACCGAGGAACGATGCATTGATCACTATTATAGTATATTATATCAGTCAGTATACCATTGATCACATATTTGTGGCAGACTAAATCTCCAGCTTTTCATCTATGTCATGCTTGTATCAAATGTTGTAATCAAAATTCATTCTTGTAATTGCTCTGTAGAACCAGTAATAATCACTGCTTGTAGTGAGTACATTTAAGTTGACATTTGTCTCaatatacaaataattaaatataatctGCAATCCTCACATGCTTTCGATACTAAGAATTGTGTATTTTACAGTTCAAGAAacaaataaagtatttttatgTTTGAGTAATTGTTGATGCTCAAATTTGCTGAATACTACCTCTTATTGGCAACTTACTTGGAAGTTATTTACTTCCAAATACAATGTAATGATAAAGATACGAGTTATATTTTTAcgacattttttaaattttttattagtttccaATATAtatccataatatatatattttttatggatATAAGTTTCTATTATGCgttaaacttttcaaaatattcattgTCGAATTTGTTCAAAAATAGGATGATCATATTTCCGAAATGTTAAACCAACaattgttttgattttattgATGAAAGCGCAAACATGTGCTGTCACACAtgattatttaagtttttattatattaaaacaatataattttaaaataatattaaaatagtaaaatatagaaatacatacaattttatactaataacgttaaaataatatttgagatGCTTATTTTACATAGAAAATTGTATAGATATTATTAGTGGTACAGTTGTTCAATTATTTACTTTAtcagataaaaaatattttttatgcattaattaaaattatcaaattaaaagatgATATATGTAAGacccatataaaaaaaaaaaaacaaggtaaTTTTATGTATGTTgtggttttgaataattaattatggtgaTAAAGACTattgtttgtatatattttctACCATTTTGTTAACTTGGTTTTTCTtgtattgattatttaaatttgatgcAATTTGTGCCGGCCATCTTTGGTTAAAAGGAGggacataattataaattaataataaaaaaaaaatattaatactaatatgGAAAGAAGAAGACAATATTGAATCATGGACGTTGATGTTTCTCGTAAAACATGGGTGCATGTTTTGGTAAAAGGGGACCCATCCCTTtcaattgttgttttttttctttgcattgtaTTATTGCAAGCAGCATGCGGGGAggcttcatttttctttataaaaacttattaagGCCTAAAGAGAGGAGGAAGGGAGAAGAGGGATTTAAGttagaattttctttgaaattgaGAGTGAAAACAAGCAAAGGTGGTGGTCTAGAAGTATCAAGAGTGAAGAATTTCTTGCAAAGAGAAGAGGTAGGGGAAGCTAAACCATCTCTTAGATATtacaatttcatatttcatgaTCATGAATCTAATTAGGAGCATATTGGAATTTATTAACAATAGCTATCTGTCTACTTTTGTGAATCTTAGTTTcctattgttttctatttttcgagTTACCTCAGTGCACTGTCCAATTCTActtcatttaccgttagatgtagccaaatatttgatatatgggacataagacatattaatttGCTTTGACCG
This sequence is a window from Vigna angularis cultivar LongXiaoDou No.4 chromosome 2, ASM1680809v1, whole genome shotgun sequence. Protein-coding genes within it:
- the LOC108328121 gene encoding stress response protein NST1, with the protein product MKKNEEHSDNRKKKHMMKRNISRLGGSGLSLEAFANAKSKNKQYNPAIIKKQREFYKNAKNVNKFKKLLKQQNQQNDRSLGQKHDKDVNETDKDKSERTRRKNSAFSLEELYRKQHEEKEKERMEREAVLRVRKEEREQAETRRKAVREKMLKKTRRGQPVMKYRIEHLLETIQGSTKMAAGSES